CTCACCAAGACAGTAGCTGAGGTCAGGGAACACCTGGACTCATACCGTTTTAACGAGGCTGCTGGAGCCATTTATCAGTTTCTCTGGCATGAGTACTGCGACTGGTTCCTGGAGTGGATAAAACCTTCTCTTTACCATGCTGACCAACTCCATCAGAAAAAGAGGATCCAAGCCGTAATGCTGGAGGTTCTGACTCAGGTGCTTCAGGTTCTTCATCCCTTTGCCCCTTTCATAACAGAGGAGATCTGGCACGCCATTCCCGGAAGGGAAGGATCTATAATGGCTTCCACTTATCCCAAAGCTTCCCCGGAGTTACTGGATGAAGAAGCTGAACAAGAGGTGCGAGTTCTTCAGGCTGTGGTAGCGGGAATTAGAAATCTCAGGGCAGAGATGCAGATACCACCTGGGGCAAAGGTGAACGTGGTGCTGATTCCCCCTGCTGAGTTGGAAGATACTTTGAAAGCACATCAGAGCATGATCTGCACCCTGGCGAGGGTCAAGGATCTATTGGTGGATGCTGGGGCCTCAAGGCCTCCCATGGCTGTCTATTCGGTTTCCGAGGCAGTTGAGATACACTTGCTCTTGAAAGGAGTCCTGGAACTGGAAAAGGAACTAAACAGGCTCACTAGAGAGAGGGAGCAGATAGAAAGGGAACTCCAGGCAGTGAGGGCAAAACTGGGTAACGAGGGTTTCATTGGGAAAGCACCTGCGGAAGTGGTCCAACGGGCAAGAGCTAGGGCTTTGGATCTAGAGAACAAGAGTCTCAAGCTCTCAGATGGTATAAGAAGGCTCCAGGAGGTGGTAAGGAGCTAATCTGTGCTTTCCACTGATTGGGGCCAAGGCAGATCCAAAGCTCATGGACATGAGTAAGCAGCATCAAAGTCCAATTGTTTTGGAATAGTGAACAGTGAAGATAAGTTCACCATATGCTTGTATCAACTTATGCATGCTCAGATGCAGACCCATATTCCCCGTTGAATCTTTCCCTGGTGCAGGCCTCAAGAATGGCCAAATGTACCGGGGGTCTTGCAGCGCAGCCCCAGGCTCATGGATCCTGGGGAATAATCCGGGCTAATCCATGGATTCTGCACACCAACCCGCCTGAGGGAGGTCTGAGATGTTGCTGGTGGTGGACGTTGGAAACACCAACACCGTGTTCGGAGTGTATGAAAACAAGAACCTGCTAAGCCATTGGCGTATCAGGACCATTCAGGGGCAGACGGCCGATGAGTTCGGCATGTTGATATGGAATCTCTTTCAATGGGCTGGGCTGCCCATGAGGGAGGTCAAGGCTGTTGTGGTCTCATGCGTGGTGCCACCTCTGCTCAGAGCCATAAATGAGCTTTGCCAGCGTTATTTCAGTGTGCGACCTCTGGTGGTAGGACCAGGGATAAAGACCGGAATGCCAATCCTTTACGATAATCCCAGAGAGGTGGGAGCAGACCGCATAGTCAACGCTGTGGCTGCCTTCGAGAGATATCGTCAAGGAGTGATAGTGGTGGATTTTGGCACAGCCACCACCTTCGACCTGATCTCTCCCAGAGGGGAATACCTGGGTGGGGCCATAGCCCCTGGGGTTGGAGTGGCCAGCGAAGCTCTGTTTCAAAGAACAGCTCAATTGCCCAAGGTGGAATTTGCCAGGCCCGCTTCAGTGCTGGGCAAGAACACGGTGAGTTCCATCCAGTCCGGATTATTCTGGGGATATGTGGGGCTGGTGGATGCCATAGTGGAAAGATTACGCAAGGAACATGGGGAGGGGTCTACCAGGGTTGTGGCTACGGGCGGGCTGGCCCAGCTCATAGCCTCTGAGTCTAGCACCATAGAAGAGGTGGACGAGTTCCTCCTGTTGGACGGTATGAGGATAATCTACGAGAGGAATTGCTGAACTCCAAAGCTGTGCATGAGCAAGACCGGAAGAACTTTTTAGGTATTTTTTGCAATGGCGGCCTCCAAGTTACACCCATATGCCTGGGATGACCGCACCACAGTATCCGCAGCGGCCTTCCATCATATTCTTGCTCAAAACAGCGAACCCCTTCCGGGAGATCACGACCTCATTGCAACCCGGACAGCGGGTGTTCTCCTGGGGGTGCCCCGGCACATTGCCCACGTACACAAAATGCAACCCCTCCTCTTGGGCTATGCTCGAGCATCTCTCCAAGGTGGCAACAGGCGTGGGAGGCAGATCCCTCATCTTGTATGCTGGATGGAATCTGGTGAAATGCAGAGGTACATCTGGTGAGAGTTCTTCCCGAATCCATCTGGCCATGTCTTTGACCTGAACCGGCTGATCATTCTGTCCTGGTACAACCAACACCACTATCTCCGTCCAAATGTTCCAACGTTTGAGCCTGACAAGGGTCTCCTTTACCGGCTTTAATTCCCCCCTGCAGATCTCCTTGTAGAATTTCTCTGTGAAGGCCTTCAGATCCACCTTTACGGCTGCCACATGATCACAAAGGCGTCTAAGGGGCTCCTCATTGATGTAACCATTGGTGACCACCACCGAGCGCATGCCTCTCTTCTGCCCAGCCACTGCTGTGTCAAACATGTATTCATAGAAACTTACAGGCTCCGAGTAGGTATAGGCTATGCTCTGACAGGAGGCTTGCTGGGCCCTTCTTACTACCTCCTGCGGCGGCAAGAAGGCGGATTTCACCTGTTCTGGCCTGAACTGGGCGATCTGCCAGTTCTGACAGAATTGGCATTCTATATTGCAACCGGCCGCGGCAATAGAAAAGGAAAAACTTCCAGGGAGGAAGTGAAAGAAGGGTTTTTTTTCTATGGGATCCACCTGAATCGCACAGGCTCTGGAATGCACCAAGGTGTAATAACGCCCACCCCGGTTCTCCTTGTTGCCGCAAAACCCCCTCTCCTGATCCGCCACACGGCATCTTCTCGGACACACCTGGCACTCCACCCTTTTCTCTTCCAGGTTTTTGTAAAACATCACCTCCTTGAGCTCCTCTTCCGGTTCTTGAATTGCCATGGATCTAAAAGGAAAAGAGCTCAGGGCAAGCCCGCAGCTGCCCAGCCATAAGGTCCAAGCAAAGTCCCTTCGGCAAAGTAGTTTCTTTTCCACGGCCTCCTCCCTGACCAGCATTATTCCAGATTAATGAATAACCAGGGCCGACTTCAAGATATCCTGGGAGGAACTGATCCATTCAAATGCAGACAGATCTTCCCTCTGGGGTCCTTCCCCATCTCCAGGTCCAAAAATGGGCCAAGGGAACCAGGGGCAGAGGTTTAGCCCCCGTGTCACTGATCCAGGGGAATGAGGCGGGAGAGTCTCTTAAGAACCCAAAGGCAAAGGTTTTCCGAGGATATGACCCTAGATCCTCCCCCAGTTGGGAATACTACCTGGGGCAGCAAGCCCATCTTGCCCCGTACAAGAGAAAACCACCCGGGAAAGGTGTACCCGGGTGGGCCAAAAAGACCAAGAGTACCCTCAATCTTTATTTTCAGATGCTGAACCCTTGGAGGAATCCTTTTCCGACTTGGACTCCGAGGAGCTATGGGAGGAGGAACTAGAGGCTGAAGAGCCCTTGCGGGCATAGTCCGTGGCATACCAACCTGTGCCCTTTAGGATGAAAGAAGTGCTGGAAATAAGACGTTGGAGAACACCACCGCAAGAGGGGCAAGTCTCCAAAGGATTCTCGGTTATTTTCTGCATAACTTCCAGCTCCTTACCACACCCCTGGCAGCTGTACTCGTAAATGGGCATCACCTAACCCCCCTCTCATGATACATGACGGGACCTCTGTCCCTTGGTGACCAGGCTGAGTTGATCTGCCTGCTCCTATCCAGATGTTATAAATATAAACCTTTGGCACTGCGATGCAACCCCCCTTCAGCGAGCCCCATATGGGGCTTCGGGTTCCTGGGGCACAGTGCCAGGCGGACCCAGATCCGCAAAAGGATTCTGAAACAATCGCAGGAACATGTCCATGACCGTCTGTCCAAGAGAGCGAAACGGAATGGCATTCACCTCAGGTTGATCCAAAGGGCCGGTCACCAGGAAATAAGTAGCCAGCACCGTTCGCTTTGGTCCAGCCAGGTAATGGCGTATAACAGGAAGCTTGTCTACGAAACGATCTACTCCCACAAAGGGCTGCACTCCCACCTTCAGGTCGCACTGTCTTTTCTTCAGATCAATCTCTCCCACCATGGTGATCACTACAGCCTCGCTCTCCACCCTGAGATCTTCTGTCTTCAATATCCCTTGGTCAAGCTGGAAGGTTCCCCTGATCTTTGTGAAGACCATCCCCTCGGAGGACAAATCAGGAAGCCTCCCGGTGAGAAGTTGAGTCAAGTTCATCATAGACAGCACACTGGCCAAGACTGGAAACCGCCTTATCAACCCTTTCTCTATTTCCAGATTCAATACGCCACTATAACCACCGCGCGAATCTTTGTTTGCTCCTCCTTGAATGTCTACGTCCACTCCCAAGGTTCCCTCTATTAGCGCCTCCTTGAAGCCCAGGGCAGGAAACAATTCAGCGGAGCGGGCTCCTGTGAGATTCCCAACCAGCCTCCAGAGCCCCTCTGGGCTCAAATCCCCTCTCATGGAAACCTCTCCAGATGCCAGTCGACCCGAATAGCCTTCCAAGGAGATACCATGGGTCTTTTTTAGAATTCTGGCCTGCACTCCCGTGAACTCAAGGCCCATGAATCTCATGCTCCGGAAGGCCAGGCCAAGCTCTGAGTCCTCAAGCTTTTCTACCCATTTCTTAAGGTTATGGCTGGATTGAGGCTCCCTTTCCCCATTTGGCTCCTTTGCCTTGCTGGCCAGGAATGAATCCAGATCCAACTCCTCTCCCCTCAAGCCTCCCTGGACCTTGAACCTGTCCTGCCCTTGGACCCTGATGGAACCCGAGAAGGTGACATCATGAGATTCCATGTTGAGTCTCGCAGACTCAACAATGATAAGCGAAGGATTGGCCTGGAAATTCCCAGAGCGGATCACTAAAGGGCTGCCGGCCACCTCAGGAGCTAGCTTCACTTCCCTGGCTTTAATACTGGCATCCCAATGAAGGGATTGGCCGGATCTCAAAGCAACACTGATCTCAACATGGCCTTCTTCGAGCCTTCCCTTCAAAGCACTCCAGCGTTTTGCAATGGAGCTGACATCACAGGAGGAGCAGGACAAATTCCAAACATCTCCTTGAGAGGAAGGGGACCTTTTAGCCAGCACAAGCACATCCCCATCCCTGATCCGCACTTCTTCCAAATTCCAGTCCTCAGGGCTGCTACCCTCTATGACCACTTCCAGGTCCAAGGCATCCCCTTTGGGTTTCTTCCATATTTCTTTGTAACTCAGCTCCGTATCCGATAGATCGCTTTTTAGCCTAGCAGTGGCCTGGTGAAGATCACCCTGGATTGCAAATTCCAAAGGAACGCTTTGGGCACTGTTGAGCTTCATCCCGGGCAGGACCCGAGCCAGTGCTCTTTGTAATTGTTCCGAAGAAACCCCCATGTTCCCCTGGAACCGTACCCCAGGACTTTCTTCTCCCCAGTTCTCCATGGAGCCCGCTGCCTCCCACCAGGAGTCATCCCATGTGCCTTTGAGATATCCTATTTCTACCCTCTTGGGAGTGGCTGTTATCTGTCCCGAAGTCACCTTCCAAGGGCCTGATATCCAGGGAATTGAACCCCAGGCCCCATTGACTTGGATCTTGGCCTCATAAGAAAGAGGATCCTTGAGCAAGAAAGCTTTCCTGATACCCAGCTCAAGCATGGCGCTTCCTTGCAGGTTCGACAGGGCAGGCCCTTTAGTCTTCAGGGGTGCCACTGTGGAGAAAAGCTCTTCCAACTCTGGCCAAGCCAGCTCCAAAGAGAATCTGCCTTCCAGCAAGGAGATCTTTCCGATCTCTGTGATGCGGGCTTCCATGTCTTTGAAGGGATGGTTACGGTATTGACCCTTGAGGTTCTTGAACCAAACCCGGTCTCCTTGCCAAACCAAGATCCCGGAGAGTTTTTCAAGAGGATGCAGGCGCGGATCAAAACGAATGGCAGCATCTTCAAACTCCAGTTCCATGATCAGCCCGTTTGGATTGCCATTGGGTTTCTGGTCCCCTGCCAGAAGGCTGAACACAACCTCCTTGCCCTTTCCCTGGAGAAGATCCTCTCTGAAAAAGCCGTAAAGAGCAGGGCCTATTAGTTCGCGCCCCAGATAAGGGACGACTCTCTCAAAGGGAAATGCACCAGCGCGCACCCAACCCCTCAAACCCTGGGCATTACCGCTGAGCTGTCCCTCCAGGGTCAGATCCTGGCTGTTTATTCGAGCCTCCTGAACGCTCCAGGAGCCATTCTCCCAGGTTCCACTGGCTTCTGCCTTCAGCTTCGGAGTTTCAAAGGGTACATCCAGCATTCCAGGCCAGTTCACCCTTACTTGTTTTGCCTCCAAGGATCCGCTCCAGCGCAGCTGACCGTTAGTTTGTCTTTGGAGCCTGATGGCTATTTTTGATTGCCCTGTGACTCGGTCCATTTCCAAACCAGGGAACAAAAATCGACTCAGAGCTGCCAAGGGCGTGGAATCCGCTTCTAAGATGGCCTCTGCTGAGCCGTCTGGCTCCAGCCTCCCAGACATCACAACTGGCCAATGCCAGCTCTGTGTTTCAATATCCCCTCGAAGGCGAAACTCCACAGCGTTTTTTTCTGCAACAAAATGGATATCTGCCTCCGTGTTCCTCAATAAAAGATGGTTTTGCCCAGCCAAGGGCCACCTTAGGATGGAGTCCCTAATTCTGAGCTGGCCGAGCCTGAGCAGTCCTGCTCCTCCTTTCTCGGGTTGAAGCAGCAGGAGCTCTGGTTGCTCCACCTCCAGAGCCTCCATGATCACAGAATGAAGGACCACCTGCCCTGCCAAGAGCTCTCTCCAGCCAAGCTTGGCCACTATACGTGGGGCAGCCAAAAAGGGCTCTCCTTCTGGAGTTTCCAATGCCAAGCCCTGTCCCATTATTTCCATGGGAAAAAAGCTGGTAAGCTCAAGGGATTCCAGTTTAGCGCTATAACCGGTATGGTGTTGGATCTGTTTGCATATGGAGGCCTTTAGATCTTGGCTGTTAAGGAATCCAGGGAGCCAGATCCACCTGAGTGAAGCCAGTAGCCCCGCGAAGAAAAGAACTGCAACCCCTAGTGCCAAAAGCTTGCTAGATTTTCCTGAAAAGCTCAAACCTTCCTCCCAGGCTCTCCTGAGCAAAAGCCTTTATGGGAATGCCTCTAGTATAATCCCACGGCCTTTGCTGAACAAATCCTCTTCCTTGACTGGGATTTGCTTTGTCAAGATGGCCTTGGCTCTCCTGATGCAAGGGCTCGTGTGAGTTAAGGGAGTTTTGATCCTTTGGAAGCTGCCTATGTGTTAGAATTTCAATGGTGGCCTGGTCCTCCAGGGCCTGGCCATCCTTGAACAGGACAGGGGCCGAAGTGCCCGGGAGGCACAGATGAAACTAATGATTTCTCCTTGGGAGGAAGAGGTCCAGGCCCTGGGCCGGGAGATCTTCTTTAGAATGGGCTCTGAGAAGCCTTCTTTGTTTAGAAAGGATTATTGGGTCGGTAGAATGCTGGAATGGTGCATGGAACATCCCTCTTTCAAGGTTCAGATGTTCAGACTGGTGGATGTTCTTCCAGCCCTTAGTTCTTCCAAACAAGTGGCCGAGCATCTCAAGCAATATTTGATCCAGCAGGGGGCAGAGCTGCCACCCATGCTCCAGTGGCTTGTAAGTTCCCTGGCTTCAAATCCAGTCACAGCCCCTCTGGCTGCACAACAGGTCAGGAGGAATGTGGAAGAGATAGCAAAACGTTTCATTGTGGGCAGCACTCCAGCAGAGGCTGTGGATTTCCTCAGGCAGAACTGGGAGCAAGGCATAGCCTTCACACTGGACCTCTTGGGAGAGGTGGCTGTGAGCGAACAGGAGGCACAGGAGTACCAACGTCGGTATCTGGAACTCATAGAGGTGTTGGGCCCCCTGGTAGCCACTTGGCCCAGCCTACATGGGGAAAGGGAAAAACATTTCCCAAGGCTTAGCATATCTTTGAAGTTGTCATCGCTTTTCTCTCAAATGGATCCCGTGGATTTCCATGGCTCGGTCTCTGCGTTGAAGCAGAGGTTGAGGCCTATCTTCAGGCAGGCACGGCAACATGGTGCTTTTGTCAACATAGACATGGAGCAGTTCGCCTTCTTGGAACTCACCTTAGCCACCTTCAAAAGCCTTTTGGAAGAAGAGGAATTCTTGGAAGCTCCTTCTGCGGGAATAGTCATCCAGACCTATCTGAGGGATTACAGGGATCACCTCGACGAAATTATCCAGTGGGCCAGAGCCAGATCCAGGCCTGTGACCATTCGTTTGGTCAAGGGGGCCTATTGGGACTACGAGCAAGTGGTGGCCCGCTGGAACGGGTGGCCTGTGCCGGTCTTTCTCCAGAAGGGTGAAACAGATGCTGCCTTCGAAGAGGCTACCCGTATCTGCCTTGAAGCCTATCCATTGGTGAACACTGCCCTTGCAAGTCACAACGTGAGATCAATAGCCCATGGTATTGTGGCCGCAAGGCATCTCGGAGTAAAGGAAAATGCCATGGAGATCCAGATGCTCTACGGCATGGCTGAACCCGTAAAAAAGGCCTTGTTGGATTTGGGAATTCCTGTTTGCGATTACTCCCCTATAGGCGAACTGCTTCCAGGCATGGCCTATCTGGTTCGCAGGCTCTTGGAGAACACCTCCAACGAGTCCTTTTTGAGAAAAAGCTTTGCAGAGGGAGTGCCCCACCAACAGCTTCTTTCAGCTCCCAAGATTCATGAGGAACCTCTCCAGGAGCTATCTTCGGTCCCTCCATGGCCAGGGCCTTACCATCCTGAACCCCCGAGGGATTTCGCAAGATCTCCATTGAGAGAAGCATTTGGCAAGGCGCTTGCAGCTGTTCAGCGAGAACTGGGAGGGAGTTGTCCCCTTTGGGTGGATGGCAAGAAGCTTTACACACCCAGGGAGCTAATCTCCATCAACCCCGCACGACCCTCCCAGGTGGTGGGTCGCACCTTCCTGGCTACTCGGGAGGAAGCGGAACGAGCAGTTACATCGGCCTACAAGGCCTTGGATCAGTGGAGGGAGACCTCGGCCCAAAAGCGTGCTGCCTTGGTACTGCGGGTAGCTGAGATACTACGCTCCCAAAGGGATAGATTGGCAGCTCTCCAAGTGTATGAAGTTTCTAAGACCTGGAGGGAAGCCGACGCGGATGTTTGCGAAGCCATAGACTTTTGCGAGTATTATGCCAGGGAGATGTTGAGGCTTGCCAAGCCCAGGAGAATGGATCCCATGGCGGGCGAAACCAACGATTATTTCTACGAGCCCAGAGGTGTGGCTTTGATAATTGCACCCTGGAATTTTCCACTGGCCATATCTGCTGGGATGAGCATGGCAGCTCTTGTGGCAGGCAACACGGTCATATACAAACCCTCCAGCCTTTCTCCCATCACAGGTGCTGCTCTTGCACAAGCCGTTAGGGAGGCAGGGTTTCCCAAGGGGGTTTTTCATTATCTCCCGTGCACTGGGAGCGAGACAGCTGCTTGGCTGGTGGAACACCCCAGGGTTTCTGTAGTGGCTTTTACAGGCTCCAAGGATGTGGGTCTGGAAATACTCCAAAGGGCTGCTGGAGTGCGGCCGGGCCAAGAGATGCTCAAAAGGCTGGTGGTAGAAATGGGAGGTAAGAATGCCATCATCTTGGACGGGGATGCTGACTTGGATGCTGCGGTTGTGGGGGTGATTCAGTCGGCTTTTGGTTTTCAAGGTCAGAAGTGTTCGGCTTGTTCTCGTGTAATAGTTCTCAGGGAGCAGTACGACCGCTTTGTGAACCGACTGGTGGAAGCTGCCAAGAGCATCAAGGTTGGAGACCCGGCAGAGCCTTGTACACGCATGGGTGCTGTCATAGATGCTTCGGCCTTCAACAAGATTTCAGAGTTCATTGAGCTGGGCAAAAAAGAAGGGGAACTGCTCTTCCGGGGAGAAGCTCCCAAGGAAGGTTATTTCATTGGACCCACCATATTTGCAGCAATACCCCCCCAACATAGGTTGGCTCAAGAGGAAATCTTTGGACCAGTGCTTTGCGTCATGCAGGCTGAGGATCTCGATGAGGCTTTGGAGATAGCCAATGCAACTCCTTATGCCCTGACCGGAGGCTTTTATTCGAGAACACCGGCAAATATAGAAAGGGTGAAAAGGGACTTCAAGGTAGGAAACCTCTATATAAATAGGAAGATCACGGGGGCCATCGTAGGCCGCCAACCCTTCGGGGGGTTCAAGATGTCTGGAATAGGCTCCAAGGCGGGAGGCCCGGACTATCTCATTCAGTTCATGGAGCCACGAACTGTAACCGAGAATACCTTGAGGCGAGGATTCGCTCCTGAAATGGAAACATCTCAAGGAAGCTCGGCTGATAAAACTTCAACATGATCCAAAAGTGGGAATCCCAAGCTGGCTATGAACCATGAGGCACAAAGCCAGCCCAAAAACTGCCGTTTTACAAGAAAGCCTCCCCTCATGATCCTTCAGGGGGGCGGGTGCGCCAACGCCTGTGCATCCAAACCCATTGATCAGGGTGTTCCCTTATGAACTCCTCCAATCTCTTGGTGTAAAGACAGACCAGCCTCCTTACCTCCTCATGCCTCGGGGCTTCGCGATTTGCGTATATGGGTGGGTCCACTGTGACATGGTGTCTGGTTCCCATGCGGATGTCTCTTGCAAGCAGCAGAGGCGCTCCACTGGCGAGGGCCAGCAAGGCCGGGCCCACCGGGGTGTATGCAGGCCTTCCAAAAAAATCCACGAAGATGCCCCCCACCCTTCTCACGTCTTGATCAGGAAGAACACCCAAAAACTCGTTTCGCTCCAGACACCTGAGCATTACCCTCATGGACTGGTCACGATACAAGGTGTGCACCCCCATGGCCCTCCTCATGGAAACGAGTTTCCTGTCAAGCTCCTCAACATAGATACGCCGAGCCACTACATTCATGGGAAGCCCCCTGAGGGCCACATACACGGCGCAGAGTTCCCAGTTGGCCAGATGGCCTGTTACGAAAATTCCGCCCTTTCCCCTGGAACGGGCCTCTTCAACATGCTCCCAGCCTTGGACTTCTATCATTCCTAAAATTTTTTCCCTTTGCAGGGCTTGCAGCTTAAGGCACTCCACGGCGCTAAAAGCCAGGGACCGGAAGGACCCCATTGCTATTTTTCTGATACTGCTGGGTTCATATTGAGCTCCCAAGGCAAGGC
This portion of the bacterium genome encodes:
- a CDS encoding type III pantothenate kinase, translating into MLLVVDVGNTNTVFGVYENKNLLSHWRIRTIQGQTADEFGMLIWNLFQWAGLPMREVKAVVVSCVVPPLLRAINELCQRYFSVRPLVVGPGIKTGMPILYDNPREVGADRIVNAVAAFERYRQGVIVVDFGTATTFDLISPRGEYLGGAIAPGVGVASEALFQRTAQLPKVEFARPASVLGKNTVSSIQSGLFWGYVGLVDAIVERLRKEHGEGSTRVVATGGLAQLIASESSTIEEVDEFLLLDGMRIIYERNC
- the amrS gene encoding AmmeMemoRadiSam system radical SAM enzyme gives rise to the protein MEKKLLCRRDFAWTLWLGSCGLALSSFPFRSMAIQEPEEELKEVMFYKNLEEKRVECQVCPRRCRVADQERGFCGNKENRGGRYYTLVHSRACAIQVDPIEKKPFFHFLPGSFSFSIAAAGCNIECQFCQNWQIAQFRPEQVKSAFLPPQEVVRRAQQASCQSIAYTYSEPVSFYEYMFDTAVAGQKRGMRSVVVTNGYINEEPLRRLCDHVAAVKVDLKAFTEKFYKEICRGELKPVKETLVRLKRWNIWTEIVVLVVPGQNDQPVQVKDMARWIREELSPDVPLHFTRFHPAYKMRDLPPTPVATLERCSSIAQEEGLHFVYVGNVPGHPQENTRCPGCNEVVISRKGFAVLSKNMMEGRCGYCGAVIPGIWV
- a CDS encoding zinc ribbon domain-containing protein, producing MPIYEYSCQGCGKELEVMQKITENPLETCPSCGGVLQRLISSTSFILKGTGWYATDYARKGSSASSSSSHSSSESKSEKDSSKGSASENKD
- a CDS encoding AsmA-like C-terminal domain-containing protein, translated to MSFSGKSSKLLALGVAVLFFAGLLASLRWIWLPGFLNSQDLKASICKQIQHHTGYSAKLESLELTSFFPMEIMGQGLALETPEGEPFLAAPRIVAKLGWRELLAGQVVLHSVIMEALEVEQPELLLLQPEKGGAGLLRLGQLRIRDSILRWPLAGQNHLLLRNTEADIHFVAEKNAVEFRLRGDIETQSWHWPVVMSGRLEPDGSAEAILEADSTPLAALSRFLFPGLEMDRVTGQSKIAIRLQRQTNGQLRWSGSLEAKQVRVNWPGMLDVPFETPKLKAEASGTWENGSWSVQEARINSQDLTLEGQLSGNAQGLRGWVRAGAFPFERVVPYLGRELIGPALYGFFREDLLQGKGKEVVFSLLAGDQKPNGNPNGLIMELEFEDAAIRFDPRLHPLEKLSGILVWQGDRVWFKNLKGQYRNHPFKDMEARITEIGKISLLEGRFSLELAWPELEELFSTVAPLKTKGPALSNLQGSAMLELGIRKAFLLKDPLSYEAKIQVNGAWGSIPWISGPWKVTSGQITATPKRVEIGYLKGTWDDSWWEAAGSMENWGEESPGVRFQGNMGVSSEQLQRALARVLPGMKLNSAQSVPLEFAIQGDLHQATARLKSDLSDTELSYKEIWKKPKGDALDLEVVIEGSSPEDWNLEEVRIRDGDVLVLAKRSPSSQGDVWNLSCSSCDVSSIAKRWSALKGRLEEGHVEISVALRSGQSLHWDASIKAREVKLAPEVAGSPLVIRSGNFQANPSLIIVESARLNMESHDVTFSGSIRVQGQDRFKVQGGLRGEELDLDSFLASKAKEPNGEREPQSSHNLKKWVEKLEDSELGLAFRSMRFMGLEFTGVQARILKKTHGISLEGYSGRLASGEVSMRGDLSPEGLWRLVGNLTGARSAELFPALGFKEALIEGTLGVDVDIQGGANKDSRGGYSGVLNLEIEKGLIRRFPVLASVLSMMNLTQLLTGRLPDLSSEGMVFTKIRGTFQLDQGILKTEDLRVESEAVVITMVGEIDLKKRQCDLKVGVQPFVGVDRFVDKLPVIRHYLAGPKRTVLATYFLVTGPLDQPEVNAIPFRSLGQTVMDMFLRLFQNPFADLGPPGTVPQEPEAPYGAR
- the pruA gene encoding L-glutamate gamma-semialdehyde dehydrogenase, which encodes MKLMISPWEEEVQALGREIFFRMGSEKPSLFRKDYWVGRMLEWCMEHPSFKVQMFRLVDVLPALSSSKQVAEHLKQYLIQQGAELPPMLQWLVSSLASNPVTAPLAAQQVRRNVEEIAKRFIVGSTPAEAVDFLRQNWEQGIAFTLDLLGEVAVSEQEAQEYQRRYLELIEVLGPLVATWPSLHGEREKHFPRLSISLKLSSLFSQMDPVDFHGSVSALKQRLRPIFRQARQHGAFVNIDMEQFAFLELTLATFKSLLEEEEFLEAPSAGIVIQTYLRDYRDHLDEIIQWARARSRPVTIRLVKGAYWDYEQVVARWNGWPVPVFLQKGETDAAFEEATRICLEAYPLVNTALASHNVRSIAHGIVAARHLGVKENAMEIQMLYGMAEPVKKALLDLGIPVCDYSPIGELLPGMAYLVRRLLENTSNESFLRKSFAEGVPHQQLLSAPKIHEEPLQELSSVPPWPGPYHPEPPRDFARSPLREAFGKALAAVQRELGGSCPLWVDGKKLYTPRELISINPARPSQVVGRTFLATREEAERAVTSAYKALDQWRETSAQKRAALVLRVAEILRSQRDRLAALQVYEVSKTWREADADVCEAIDFCEYYAREMLRLAKPRRMDPMAGETNDYFYEPRGVALIIAPWNFPLAISAGMSMAALVAGNTVIYKPSSLSPITGAALAQAVREAGFPKGVFHYLPCTGSETAAWLVEHPRVSVVAFTGSKDVGLEILQRAAGVRPGQEMLKRLVVEMGGKNAIILDGDADLDAAVVGVIQSAFGFQGQKCSACSRVIVLREQYDRFVNRLVEAAKSIKVGDPAEPCTRMGAVIDASAFNKISEFIELGKKEGELLFRGEAPKEGYFIGPTIFAAIPPQHRLAQEEIFGPVLCVMQAEDLDEALEIANATPYALTGGFYSRTPANIERVKRDFKVGNLYINRKITGAIVGRQPFGGFKMSGIGSKAGGPDYLIQFMEPRTVTENTLRRGFAPEMETSQGSSADKTST
- a CDS encoding lysophospholipid acyltransferase family protein produces the protein MSSSPREDFSWARWLKRRSKRFRRSLYPLGVELAQIWVAVLGERGSYLWARWLGLWAFHILVQERNRALRQLSLALGAQYEPSSIRKIAMGSFRSLAFSAVECLKLQALQREKILGMIEVQGWEHVEEARSRGKGGIFVTGHLANWELCAVYVALRGLPMNVVARRIYVEELDRKLVSMRRAMGVHTLYRDQSMRVMLRCLERNEFLGVLPDQDVRRVGGIFVDFFGRPAYTPVGPALLALASGAPLLLARDIRMGTRHHVTVDPPIYANREAPRHEEVRRLVCLYTKRLEEFIREHPDQWVWMHRRWRTRPPEGS